The Papaver somniferum cultivar HN1 chromosome 3, ASM357369v1, whole genome shotgun sequence genome includes a region encoding these proteins:
- the LOC113356534 gene encoding uncharacterized protein LOC113356534 isoform X1, producing the protein MDVSSSSLHVNNYYNQVPSIAAFSHRNSMIRKPFSYNSIRVIGFTQFEHKNPVQYIKSVSKKVKVFPANRSLIVRATRGENDDSHISSGGSGDQSVPDDGSEGTTHGKLDWRTVRAGFVARKEVLFVDSGSTSQEGVSNIPSTPLGSKWAHPLSALENGCVLVATEKLDGVRTFERTVVFLLRSGNSDLRQGPFGLVINRPLQKRIKDMKPTNQNLATTFADCFLHYGGPLEASMFLLSTCESSQSLGSEKVIPGLCYGARKRLDEAAVFVKKGILKSQDFRFFVGYAGWQMDQLREEIESGFWILAATSPNLIWESLSSSSSEGLWEEVLQLMGGQYAEISRKPKRDG; encoded by the exons ATGGATGTTTCTTCGTCTTCTCTTCATGTAAACAATTACTATAATCAAGTACCTTCAATTGCTGCTTTTTCACATAGAAATTCAATGATTCGAAAACCCTTTTCTTATAATTCAATAAGGGTGATTGGATTTACTCAATTTGAACATAAAAATCCTGTTCAGTATATTAAATCTGTATCTAAAAAAGTCAAAGTTTTCCCTGCTAATCGATCACTGATTGTAAGAGCTACAAGGGGGGAGAATGATGATAGTCACATTTCTTCTGGTG GAAGTGGTGATCAATCTGTTCCAGATGATGGTTCAGAGGGAACAACTCATGGAAAATTAGACTGGAGGACCGTCAGAGCAGGTTTTGTTGCTAGAAAGGAG GTACTCTTTGTGGATTCTGGATCTACTTCCCAAGAAGGGGTTTCAAATATACCCTCCACACCACTTGGTTCAAAATGGGCCCACCCACTTTCTGCACTAGAAAATGGTTGTGTCTTGGTTGCAACCGAAAAGCTTGATGGTGTTCGTACCTTTGAAAGAACTGTTGTGTTTCTTCTTAGATCGGGAAACAGTGACCTGCGCCAGGGACCATTCGGATTGGTCATCAATCGCCCACTTCAGAAAAGAATTAAAGACATGAAACCCACTAATCAAAACTTAGCTACCACATTTGCAGATTGTTTTTTGCACTATGGTGGTCCACTCGAGGCTAGCATGTTTTTGTTAAGTACATGTGAAAGCTCGCAAAGCCTTGGGTCGGAAAAAGTCATTCCTGGCCTTTGTTATGGTGCTAGAAAGCGGTTGGATGAAGCTGCAGTCTTTGTAAAGAAAGGGATTCTTAAATCTCAGGATTTTAGATTCTTTGTTGGGTATGCTGGTTGGCAGATGGATCAACTAAGAGAGGAGATTGAATCAGGTTTCTGGATTTTAGCTGCCACTAGCCCTAATCTGATATGGGAGAGTTTGTCAAGTTCTTCATCAGAAGGTTTATGGGAAGAAGTTTTGCAGCTGATGGGAGGCCAATACGCAGAAATTAGTAGAAAACCGAAACGAGATGGTTAA
- the LOC113356533 gene encoding heat shock 70 kDa protein 17-like, whose translation MMATVWLKSGFIISFFILVSFFPIQSESAVSSIDLGSEWMKVAVVNLKPGHIPISIAINEMSKRKSPALVAFANGDRLIGEEASGIIARYPDKVYSQVRDMIGKPFSYVKNLVDSLYLPFDVVDDSRGSVGIKTDDGTVYSPEEFVAMILSYGMSLSELQTKLKVKDVVISVPPFFGQAERRGLLQAAQLANINVLALINEHSGAALQYGIDKDFSNQSRHVVFYDMGSSTTYATLVYFSAYNTKEFGKTVSVNQFQVKDVSWNTDLGGRNMEMRLVEYFADEFNNQVGGGFDVRKFPKAMAKLKKQVKRTKEILSANTMAPISVESLHDDRDFRSSITREKFEELCGDLWEQSLTPLKEVIKNSGLKIDDVYAVELIGGNTRVPKLQAKLQEYLGRNDLDKHLDADEAIVLGAALHAANLSDGIKLNRKLGMIDGSSYGFTMELHGIENDSTKELLVQRMKKLPIKLFRSIKHNKDFEVSLSYESGGALPPGVSSDKFAHYTVSGLADASEKYSSRNLSAPIKANLHFSLSRSGILSLDRADATVEISEWVDVPKKNLTVENSTTVIPNTSTNAGSTSSAEDSKTVGDLDSGSNETSSSNGEEKIETEKKLKKRTFRVLLKIIEKPLGPGMLLSDESLSQAKSRLDALDKKDAERRRTAELKNNLESFVYTAREKLDSAEDIEKISTKEERQSLIEKLEEVQEWLYTDGEDASAAEFTERLGLLKAKYDPIFFRLSELTERPTASEHARIYLTELQQIVSDWEKNKSWLPKEKIDEVRSEAEKFKKWLADKETEQKKTSLFNTPAFSSEDVYDKLFNLRDKVATLNKIPKPKPKVEKPPKNETDSKNEKPKSENSSSEKSSKDESTASSNGEDPESGRDEL comes from the exons ATGATGGCAACGGTCTGGTTAAAATCAGGGTTCATAATTTCATTTTTCATATTAGTCAGTTTCTTTCCAATTCAATCAGAATCAGCAGTCTCAAGTATAGATCTAGGTTCAGAATGGATGAAAGTAGCAGTAGTAAATCTAAAACCAGGTCATATTCCAATCTCAATAGCTATAAACGAAatgtcaaaaaggaaatcaccggCATTAGTCGCATTCGCCAATGGTGATCGATTAATAGGTGAAGAAGCTTCAGGGATTATAGCTAGATATCCTGATAAAGTTTATTCACAAGTTCGTGATATGATTGGTAAACCTTTTAGTTATGTTAAAAATTTAGTTGATTCGTTATATTTGCCATTTGATGTAGTTGACGATtcaagaggaagtgttggaattAAAACTGATGATGGTACGGTTTATTCTCCTGAGGAATTTGTAGCTATGATTCTTAGTTATGGTATGAGTTTATCTGAATTACAGACCAAATTGAAGGTTAAAGATGTTGTGATTAGTGTTCCTCCATTTTTTGGTCAAGCTGAACGTAGAGGCTTACTTCAAGCTGCTCAGTTAGCTAATATTAATGTGTTGGCTCTTATTAATGAACATTCTGGTGCTGCTCTCCAATATGGAATTGATAAAGATTTTTCTAATCAATCAAGACATGTTGTGTTTTATGATATGGGTTCAAGTACTACTTATGCTACTCTTGTTTACTTTTCGGCATATAACACCAAGGAGTTTGGGAAAACAGTCTCAGTTAACCAATTTCAG GTAAAGGATGTTAGTTGGAACACAGATCTTGGGGGGAGAAATATGGAAATGCGATTAGTCGAGTACTTTGCTGATGAGTTCAATAATCAAGTTGGAGGTGGGTTTGATGTACGGAAATTCCCCAAGGCAATGGCTAAACTGAAAAAACAGGTTAAACGCACAAAGGAAATCTTAAGTGCAAATACAATGGCTCCAATATCAGTTGAATCACTTCATGACGATCGCGATTTCAG GAGTTCAATAACTCGTGAGAAATTTGAAGAACTCTGTGGAGACCTCTGGGAACAATCTCTGACTCCTCTGAAAGAAGTGATCAAAAATTCTGGTCTAAAGATTGATGATGTATACGCAGTAGAACTCATAGGTGGTAACACTCGGGTGCCAAAATTACAG GCTAAGCTTCAGGAATATCTTGGAAGAAATGATCTGGACAAACATCTGGACGCTGATGAAGCTATAGTACTTGGTGCAGCGCTTCATGCCGCAAACTTAAGTGATGGCATTAAATTGAACCGCAAGCTTGGAATGATTGATGGTTCTTCATATGGTTTTACAATGGAGTTGCATGGTATTGAAAATGACAGTACTAAAGAGTTACTTGTACAACGTATGAAGAAACTTCCTATCAAG CTTTTTAGGTCCATTAAGCATAACAAGGATTTTGAGGTTTCACTCAGTTATGAGAGTGGAGGCGCCTTACCACCAGGGGTTTCTTCTGATAAGTTCGCGCACTACACCGTATCTGGTTTGGCAGATGCCAGTGAGAA GTATTCATCTCGCAATCTTTCTGCTCCAATCAAGGCAAATCTTCATTTCTCTCTCAGTCGAAGTGGAATACTTTCTCTAGATCGAGCAGATGCTACTGTCGAGATTTCAGAATGGGTAGATGTTCCCAAAAAGAACTTGACTGTCGAGAATTCAACCACTGTGATTCCAAACACATCAACTAATGCCGGCTCTACGAGCTCAGCAGAAGACAGCAAAACCGTTGGCGATTTAGATAGCGGTAGTAATGAAACATCCAGCTCCAATGGTGAAGAAAAAATAGAAACAGAAAAGAAGCTGAAGAAGAGAACATTTAGGGTACTGCTAAAG ATTATTGAGAAGCCTCTGGGCCCTGGAATGCTGCTGTCGGATGAATCACTATCTCAAGCTAAATCTAGGTTGGACGCTCTGGATAAGAAGGATGCTGAGCGTAGAAGAACTGCAGAGTTGAAGAATAACTTGGAAAGCTTTGTTTATACTGCTAGAGAAAAG CTCGATTCAGCCGAAGATATTGAGAAAATATCAACCAAGGAGGAACGCCAATCTTTGATCGAAAAGCTTGAAGAG GTGCAGGAATGGTTGTATACTGATGGGGAAGATGCTTCTGCAGCAGAGTTCACAGAACGTCTTGGTTTATTAAAAGCTAAATACGACCCCATATTTTTCAG ATTGAGTGAGCTTACTGAACGGCCAACTGCATCTGAGCATGCTCGAATATACCTTACCGAACTTCAACAG ATTGTAAGTGATTGGGAGAAAAACAAATCTTGGCTTCCAAAAGAGAAAATCGATGAG GTTCGAAGTGAGGCTGAGAAGTTCAAGAAATGGTTGGCAGATAAGGAGACTGAACAGAAAAA AACTTCTCTGTTTAACACACCAGCATTTTCATCCGAAGATGTGTACGACAAATTGTTTAATCTCAGGGATAAG GTTGCAACATTGAACAAGATCCCTAAACCAAAGCCAAAGGTTGAGAAACCACCGAAGAATGAAACTGATAGCAAGAATGAGAAGCCAAAATCTGAGAACTCGTCTTCTGAGAAGTCCTCCAAAGATGAATCAACTGCATCATCAAATGGCGAAGATCCAGAAAGTGGTCGTGACGAGTTGTAA
- the LOC113356536 gene encoding putative methyltransferase At1g22800, mitochondrial, protein MRGGSSMAKSISTILRRRSASYCTSSGDSFESSRPKIFDRQLKFRQRDRAAWLMSRKDPFVDTIAENMLDRLEDCKRTFPTALNMGGSLEAIRRLLRGRGGIEKLIMMDASLDMVKLCKDAEPDLSTTDSIETSFLVGDEEFLPLQENSLDLVISCLGLHWTNDLPGAMIQCRLALKPDGLFLAAILGGETLKELRIACTAAQIEREGGISPRLSSLAQVRDAGNLLTRAGFALPGVDVDQYTVRYESALDLIEHLRATGETNALWQRNNLLNRETALATASVYQSMFGAEDGTIPTTFQVVY, encoded by the exons atgagagGGGGTTCATCAATGGCGAAATCCATTTCTACGATCCTAAGGAGGAGATCAGCTTCATATTGTACTAGCAGTGGAGATAGCTTCGAGAGTTCGAGGCCTAAGATCTTTGATCGCCAGCTCAAATTCAGACAA CGTGACCGAGCTGCATGGTTGATGAGCCGCAAGGATCCTTTTGTTGATACAATTGCTGAAAACATGCTGGATCGTTTGGAG GATTGCAAGAGGACATTTCCCACAGCACTAAATATGGGGGGCTCCTTGGAAGCTATTAGGCGGTTGTTACGTGGGCGTG GTGGCATTGAAAAACTCATTATGATGGATGCGTCTCTTGACATGGTTAAATTATGCAAAGATGCTGAGCCAGATTTATCTACTACTGACAGCATAGAAACATCCTTTCTGGTTGGTGATGAAGAGTTCTTGCCCTTACAGGAAAA ctCTCTTGATCTGGTAATCAGTTGCTTGGGTCTTCACTGGACAAATGATCTTCCAGGAGCGATGATACAA TGCAGATTGGCATTGAAGCCTGATGGACTTTTTCTGGCAGCTATTCTTGGTGGAGAAACATTGAA GGAGCTAAGGATAGCATGCACTGCAGCACAAATTGAGCGTGAGGGAGGTATTAGTCCACGACTTTCTTCTTTGGCACAG GTGCGAGATGCTGGCAATCTTTTGACAAGGGCCGGCTTTGCACTTCCAGGTGTTGATGTTGATCAATACACCGTTAGATATGAAAGCG CTCTGGACTTGATTGAACATTTGCGTGCAACGGGAGAAACAAATGCTCTTTGGCAAAGGAATAAT TTATTAAATAGAGAAACAGCATTGGCAACTGCATCTGTCTACCAGTCGATGTTTGGAGCTGAGGATGGAACCATACCCACAACTTTTCAGGTGGTTTATTAG
- the LOC113356537 gene encoding glucuronoxylan 4-O-methyltransferase 1-like: MMRPSKTNLPSNLKLTILGVFLAFLLIFILRTNFSSSPQDSTSISRNGALKESNSIEVVEPRTKCPSSSDQPIKTCNKIPSTIAEALMHYSTSNITPQQTYSEISVTAKILEKKSPCNFLVFGLGHDSLMWSTLNHGGRTVFLEEDKSWIEQIKERFSMLESYHVEYDHKVNQADNLMGLAKRDECKLVGDPRHSACQLSLKGMPNEIYEIEWDLIMVDAPTGYHDEAPGRMSAIYTAGMMARNREEGETDVFVHDVNRVVEDKFSMAFLCEGYMKIQEGRLRHFTIPSHRETSGKPFCP, encoded by the coding sequence ATGATGAGACCATCCAAAACAAACTTGCCTTCCAACCTTAAACTAACAATTCTCGGCGTCTTTCTTGcttttcttctcattttcatcttaagaacaaacttttcATCTTCGCCACAAGATTCAACTTCAATTTCACGAAATGGAGCATTAAAAGAATCGAACTCTATCGAAGTAGTAGAACCAAGAACAAAATGCCCATCTTCTTCTGATCAACCCATAAAAACCTGCAACAAGATCCCATCAACCATCGCGGAAGCTCTAATGCATTACTCAACTTCAAACATCACACCTCAACAAACATATAGCGAGATTTCAGTTACCGCTAAAATACTAGAAAAGAAATCTCCATGCAACTTTCTAGTCTTTGGTTTAGGCCATGACAGTCTAATGTGGAGTACATTAAATCACGGCGGCCGAACAGTTTTTCTAGAAGAAGACAAGTCCTGGATTGAACAGATTAAAGAAAGGTTTTCGATGTTAGAGTCTTACCACGTCGAGTACGACCACAAAGTAAACCAGGCAGATAATCTGATGGGACTTGCTAAACGCGACGAATGCAAATTAGTAGGTGATCCAAGACATTCCGCCTGCCAACTATCTCTAAAAGGAATGCCAAATGAGATTTATGAGATAGAATGGGATTTAATCATGGTTGACGCTCCGACCGGGTACCACGACGAGGCACCGGGAAGGATGAGTGCTATATACACAGCTGGGATGATGGCAAGAAACAGAGAAGAAGGTGAGACTGATGTTTTTGTACATGATGTGAATAGAGTTGTGGAGGATAAATTTTCTATGGCATTTCTATGCGAAGGCTACATGAAGATACAGGAAGGAAGGTTAAGACATTTCACAATTCCTAGTCACAGAGAGACCTCTGGGAAGCCATTTTGCCCTTGA